The uncultured Desulfobulbus sp. genome window below encodes:
- a CDS encoding nucleoside transporter C-terminal domain-containing protein encodes MIHGVAGLVVLLVVAWLMSENRRAFSWRLVGSGMALQVLIAVLLLKVDLSRQLFVELNAVVLAFQEATRAGTAFVFGYMGGGPLPFVETSPGGSFSLAFQALPLVLVVAALTALLYYWRILPKVVLGASWCLQKTMGIGGALGVVTAGNVFLGMIEAPLLIRPYLLQLSRSELFALMAVGLSCIAGTMLMLYASLLASVLPDAFAHILTASVIHAPAALVLAAVIVPETQKQTMGSEIEPSQATSTVDAIARGTWDGVQLLFHIVAILIVFVALVKLCNLGLAALPDIGGGPLSLERILGLIMAPVAWLVGIPWGEAQSAGALLGTKIVLNELLAYIDMAKLPATALSDHSRLILTYAMCSFANLGSLGILIGGLGAMCPERRIEITQMGPKALVAAILASLMTGTLVGML; translated from the coding sequence ATGATACATGGTGTGGCTGGCTTGGTCGTTCTGCTTGTGGTCGCCTGGCTCATGAGTGAAAATCGACGGGCTTTTTCCTGGCGATTGGTGGGTTCAGGTATGGCACTGCAGGTGCTGATTGCGGTGCTGCTCTTGAAAGTGGATCTGTCCCGTCAGCTCTTTGTAGAGCTTAACGCGGTTGTCCTCGCCTTTCAGGAGGCAACGCGTGCGGGGACCGCCTTTGTCTTTGGCTATATGGGAGGCGGGCCTCTCCCCTTTGTTGAAACCAGCCCCGGCGGTTCTTTTTCTCTGGCCTTTCAGGCCCTGCCTCTGGTCCTTGTGGTTGCTGCCCTGACAGCTCTTTTGTACTACTGGCGTATTCTTCCCAAAGTGGTGCTGGGGGCTTCCTGGTGCTTACAGAAGACCATGGGGATTGGCGGCGCTCTGGGTGTTGTCACAGCAGGCAATGTTTTTCTGGGCATGATCGAAGCACCCTTGTTGATTCGTCCCTACCTGTTGCAGCTGAGCCGCTCCGAGCTCTTTGCCCTGATGGCGGTGGGGCTCTCCTGCATCGCCGGGACCATGCTGATGTTGTATGCTTCACTGCTTGCAAGCGTGCTTCCCGATGCCTTTGCGCATATTCTTACGGCTTCGGTCATTCACGCACCTGCCGCCCTGGTGCTGGCCGCAGTCATTGTTCCCGAGACCCAGAAGCAGACCATGGGGAGCGAGATCGAGCCATCCCAGGCAACCAGCACCGTGGATGCCATTGCCCGTGGAACCTGGGACGGGGTACAGCTGCTCTTTCACATTGTAGCCATTCTTATCGTTTTTGTTGCCCTGGTGAAACTCTGTAATCTCGGCCTGGCCGCATTGCCCGACATCGGTGGTGGCCCTCTCAGCCTGGAGCGAATCCTGGGGCTGATCATGGCGCCGGTCGCTTGGCTGGTCGGTATTCCCTGGGGCGAAGCCCAGAGTGCGGGGGCGCTTCTTGGAACCAAGATCGTCCTCAATGAGTTGTTGGCCTATATCGATATGGCCAAACTGCCCGCCACCGCCTTAAGTGATCATTCCAGGCTGATACTGACCTATGCCATGTGCAGTTTTGCCAATCTGGGAAGTCTGGGCATACTTATCGGTGGGCTTGGGGCCATGTGTCCTGAAAGGAGAATCGAGATTACCCAGATGGGTCCCAAAGCACTTGTGGCCGCCATCTTGGCTTCACTCATGACTGGTACTTTAGTGGGAATGCTCTAA
- a CDS encoding HD domain-containing phosphohydrolase: MPSFDPTTNTLFSCGVFFMPGTLFRQPAVLIIEDEVPQRHMLQNQLKTQGYPVMVAEDGRTGLKLWAEHPEIRLIITDLSMPDMDGVEVVREIRCQEKSYTYLMVLTGIDDKEWLLKALSAGADDFVHKPVLREELNLRLLSAQRLLRLEDQYRLVGGLAELAAVRAGEEASRVQRLKLYCRVLATDLLTHHPDLGLNKQLIDDLANASVLHDIGIMNVPDGLLNKRGRVSPREKELIQQHALEGGKILQKLYVETGSTYLLLAHQMATYHHERWDGSGYPEGLKGTEIPLSARIVALANTYNVLRSRRPYKDPMPQEHTERVIMEDSGKQFDPMLVESFDRVKLQMAEIHEENRDLSETW, encoded by the coding sequence ATGCCCAGCTTTGATCCCACCACCAATACTCTCTTCTCCTGCGGAGTTTTTTTTATGCCTGGTACCCTCTTCCGCCAACCAGCCGTCCTCATCATTGAGGATGAAGTGCCCCAGCGCCATATGCTGCAAAATCAACTCAAAACCCAGGGCTATCCGGTCATGGTGGCAGAGGATGGGCGAACAGGATTAAAGCTATGGGCTGAACATCCGGAAATTCGTCTGATTATTACTGACCTCTCCATGCCGGACATGGATGGAGTGGAAGTGGTCCGTGAGATACGCTGCCAGGAAAAAAGCTACACCTACCTGATGGTGCTCACGGGAATTGATGACAAAGAGTGGCTGCTCAAAGCGCTCTCTGCCGGGGCGGACGATTTTGTGCATAAACCAGTTTTACGGGAGGAACTCAACCTTCGGTTACTCAGCGCCCAGCGGTTACTGCGTCTGGAGGATCAGTACCGGCTGGTTGGCGGACTGGCTGAACTGGCTGCGGTGCGGGCAGGCGAAGAGGCCTCTCGCGTTCAGCGTCTTAAGCTCTACTGTCGCGTCCTGGCAACTGATCTGCTCACCCACCATCCCGATCTGGGGCTGAATAAACAGCTCATCGATGATCTGGCCAATGCAAGCGTCTTACATGACATCGGGATTATGAACGTGCCTGACGGACTGTTGAACAAACGAGGACGGGTTTCACCACGGGAAAAGGAGCTGATCCAACAACACGCCCTGGAGGGCGGCAAGATTCTCCAAAAGCTGTATGTCGAAACGGGCTCGACCTACCTGCTCCTGGCCCACCAGATGGCCACCTATCACCATGAACGCTGGGACGGCAGCGGTTATCCGGAAGGACTTAAGGGAACAGAGATTCCTCTGTCCGCCCGAATTGTCGCCCTTGCCAATACCTATAATGTACTGCGCTCACGTAGACCCTATAAAGACCCCATGCCGCAGGAACACACCGAGCGGGTAATCATGGAGGATAGCGGCAAGCAGTTTGATCCGATGCTGGTGGAAAGCTTTGATCGGGTCAAACTGCAGATGGCTGAGATACATGAAGAGAATCGTGATCTCTCCGAGACCTGGTAA
- a CDS encoding zinc ribbon domain-containing protein, whose protein sequence is MLSTVIKYSEEKHYCPHCSGDLTLCHAPQVHVGDGLGWGSEYLFICLNDTCPLFVKGWDYIANQYGHVGSYRYMEIPGSKETYTMMVAGKDAFTGSIVDVEALKKQNERYMAQKEALVALDSAVAEKNLAPVLTIVLDESAKVEDRKRAIGMLSQINDLTCLDPLRNHSFRDEHLQMEVNLALKKVLEANFVKECPYCSELVKLQAKMCKHCSKEL, encoded by the coding sequence ATGTTGTCCACCGTGATTAAATATTCTGAAGAAAAACACTACTGTCCTCATTGTAGCGGGGACCTGACCCTCTGCCATGCTCCCCAGGTGCATGTGGGCGACGGTTTGGGCTGGGGGTCGGAGTACCTTTTTATCTGTTTAAATGATACCTGCCCACTTTTTGTCAAAGGCTGGGACTACATTGCCAATCAGTACGGGCATGTAGGCTCGTATCGCTATATGGAGATTCCTGGTTCAAAAGAAACCTACACCATGATGGTGGCTGGAAAAGATGCCTTTACCGGCAGCATTGTCGATGTCGAGGCGCTGAAGAAGCAAAATGAACGCTATATGGCTCAGAAAGAGGCCTTAGTCGCTTTAGATAGTGCCGTGGCTGAGAAAAACCTGGCGCCGGTGTTGACTATTGTTCTTGACGAGTCGGCAAAGGTGGAGGATCGCAAGCGGGCCATAGGAATGCTGTCTCAAATCAATGACCTTACTTGTCTGGATCCTTTGCGCAATCATAGCTTTCGAGATGAGCACCTTCAGATGGAAGTGAATCTCGCATTGAAAAAAGTCCTGGAAGCCAACTTCGTCAAAGAGTGCCCTTACTGCTCTGAGCTGGTCAAACTCCAGGCAAAAATGTGTAAACACTGTTCAAAAGAGCTTTGA
- a CDS encoding SLC13 family permease, protein MHIPLPPNPHAAAVLALTLLALILFSREKIALETSSLFLLVSLSVGFELFPFSQNGTRLHAVDFFSGFGHEALVAVCALMVAGQGVMRTNALDPAGRILARLWKKSPSLSLLLTLMFGATISAFINNVPVVVLLMPVLISVSLKTGTSAPSVLMPMGFSTLLGGTATTIGTSTNLLIVSVAADMGLQHLKMFDFILPATLAACVGLLYLWLVAPRLLPRRDIAIDNHSPRVFDAHLAVLEKSKIVGKSIAQAIELTTGSMRVLALERGHGNLIMPLPDVVLQVGDHLVLKETPERLKEFEQIFEGTLYAADSERPIDEDHPLLAPNQQIAELVILQSSPLHGQSLSESRFAEQYGLVTLAIHRTGRSPKRIYDRLEKLPLMVGDILLVQGPRQQIADLKEKAEMLVLDSTMDLPFSKKAPVAMFIMKGIILTAAFGLLPIAISATLGVLLMILTGCLNWRDAGRALSAQVILIVVASLALGTAMLKTGAAAYLATLFLAVAGNSSPALVLSGLMLLMALFTNIISNNATAVIGTPIAISIAQQLQLPAEAFVLAVLFGANMSYATPMAYKTNLLIMNAGEYSFNDFLRVGLPLLVLMWATLSLLLPILYL, encoded by the coding sequence ATGCATATTCCCCTGCCCCCCAATCCCCATGCGGCTGCAGTCTTAGCACTTACCCTGTTGGCACTGATTCTCTTTAGCCGGGAAAAAATTGCCCTGGAAACCTCCAGCCTGTTTTTACTGGTGAGTCTCAGCGTTGGCTTTGAACTTTTCCCTTTTAGCCAGAATGGTACCCGGCTGCACGCGGTTGATTTTTTCTCAGGTTTTGGCCACGAGGCTTTGGTGGCGGTCTGCGCCTTAATGGTTGCAGGCCAGGGGGTCATGCGCACCAACGCTCTGGATCCTGCAGGTCGCATTCTTGCCCGATTATGGAAAAAAAGCCCTTCACTCTCACTGCTGCTGACTCTCATGTTCGGAGCAACCATCAGCGCTTTTATCAATAACGTGCCGGTGGTGGTGCTGTTGATGCCGGTCCTGATCAGCGTATCACTCAAAACCGGAACCTCAGCCCCGTCCGTGCTCATGCCCATGGGCTTTTCTACCCTGCTGGGCGGTACGGCTACCACCATTGGCACCTCAACCAATCTGCTTATAGTCTCGGTGGCTGCGGACATGGGGCTACAACACCTGAAGATGTTTGACTTTATCCTACCAGCAACCCTTGCAGCCTGTGTCGGCCTGCTCTATCTCTGGCTGGTGGCTCCCCGCCTGCTCCCCCGTCGAGATATTGCCATCGACAATCACTCGCCCCGCGTTTTCGATGCCCACCTGGCAGTTCTGGAAAAGAGCAAGATTGTCGGAAAATCTATCGCCCAGGCCATTGAGCTCACGACTGGCAGCATGCGGGTGCTTGCCCTGGAACGGGGACACGGCAACCTCATCATGCCGCTTCCAGACGTGGTACTCCAGGTCGGAGATCATCTGGTGCTTAAAGAAACACCAGAAAGGCTCAAAGAATTCGAACAGATCTTTGAGGGGACGCTCTATGCCGCTGACTCGGAGCGCCCCATTGATGAAGATCATCCTTTACTGGCACCGAACCAGCAGATTGCGGAGCTGGTGATTCTGCAAAGCTCGCCTCTACACGGCCAGAGCCTGAGCGAATCGCGCTTTGCAGAGCAGTATGGCCTGGTTACCCTGGCAATCCACCGTACCGGCCGTTCACCAAAACGTATTTATGATCGTCTTGAAAAACTGCCCCTGATGGTGGGGGATATTTTACTTGTTCAGGGACCGCGTCAACAGATTGCCGACCTCAAAGAAAAGGCTGAGATGCTGGTGCTGGATTCCACCATGGATCTGCCCTTTTCAAAGAAGGCGCCTGTTGCCATGTTTATTATGAAGGGCATTATTCTCACCGCCGCCTTTGGCCTGTTGCCCATCGCCATCAGCGCCACGCTGGGTGTCCTGCTGATGATCCTCACCGGTTGTCTGAACTGGCGAGACGCAGGCCGGGCGCTGAGCGCGCAGGTTATCTTGATTGTCGTAGCGAGCCTGGCACTGGGCACAGCCATGCTCAAGACCGGGGCGGCCGCGTACCTGGCCACCCTTTTTCTGGCAGTCGCCGGAAATAGCTCGCCTGCGCTGGTACTCAGTGGCCTGATGCTGCTGATGGCTTTGTTCACGAACATCATCTCCAACAACGCTACGGCCGTTATCGGGACGCCGATCGCAATCTCCATTGCCCAACAGCTGCAACTACCAGCAGAAGCCTTTGTGCTTGCGGTCCTCTTTGGAGCGAACATGAGCTACGCTACCCCCATGGCCTATAAGACCAACCTCTTGATCATGAACGCCGGAGAGTACAGTTTCAATGACTTTTTACGGGTAGGACTCCCCTTGCTTGTGCTGATGTGGGCAACATTAAGTCTGCTGTTACCCATCCTCTACCTGTAG
- a CDS encoding prephenate dehydratase domain-containing protein: protein MKTIATLGPEYSQSWQAAILFDKEAQICLYPHIKALLTAFIHGETDYAVLPVYNTREGEKKQYFRFFDQVRSGYWVDNVLLHSNLSLGVFDPEDTVDDITLLIGKREVFHQCEEFIENQLPAVAEMSVPDISKVIDERQRSAQTKGVAVIDNAETLTAHGLRIIEREVAPHNRTRYAVLGHSLAPVTGYDATTLITEPLDDRVGILVDILNEFSRRGINIADMRTENDIKTQKLRIYIEAEGHSSSENMNAAIAHIESKVIGQEGMIRLLGSFPRVDMRTKYIKSFGFIGTGAMSKWFADRLENEGYEIKMTGRTSSLRPEKMIGEVDVVVICVPISVTSATIRRYAPLLAAGQALVLLAGESEDTIQTALETTKEDVEVMLVHNLWGPQAATMKDKNAIVVRTSRSGMFCSEFEAFLYKHGADIFHDSPSKHDLLMGIGQKLPTMISVALAMTLGENDITADDIASHCTLTSLYPILAMSRVHSQNPRTYAEIMSTSGDSRKIVIDFAENLRKVMGMADEASIKGLCDLIDGNSDHLTAHFLKARMKQAKAVDEVLGRML, encoded by the coding sequence ATGAAAACGATAGCGACCCTTGGTCCGGAATACTCCCAATCCTGGCAAGCTGCCATCCTCTTTGATAAAGAGGCTCAAATCTGTCTCTATCCCCATATTAAGGCATTACTGACAGCCTTTATACATGGAGAAACTGATTATGCCGTCCTCCCGGTGTATAACACCCGTGAAGGGGAGAAGAAGCAGTATTTCCGTTTTTTTGACCAGGTTCGCAGTGGCTATTGGGTGGATAATGTGCTGCTCCACTCAAACCTCTCTTTAGGTGTTTTTGATCCGGAAGATACTGTGGATGATATCACTTTGCTTATCGGCAAGCGGGAAGTGTTCCACCAATGCGAGGAGTTTATTGAGAATCAGCTTCCTGCCGTGGCAGAAATGAGCGTGCCCGATATCAGTAAGGTTATTGATGAGCGGCAACGTTCGGCGCAGACGAAAGGGGTAGCCGTGATCGACAATGCCGAAACGCTGACCGCCCATGGGTTGCGCATCATTGAGCGGGAGGTAGCTCCCCACAACAGAACCCGATATGCGGTGCTTGGTCACTCGCTGGCACCTGTGACCGGATACGATGCCACCACGCTTATTACCGAGCCTTTGGATGATCGGGTCGGTATTTTGGTGGATATACTCAATGAATTTTCCCGCCGTGGCATCAATATTGCCGATATGCGCACGGAAAATGACATCAAGACCCAGAAGCTGCGTATCTATATTGAGGCAGAGGGGCATAGCTCCAGCGAGAATATGAACGCGGCCATTGCCCATATAGAATCAAAAGTTATTGGTCAGGAAGGGATGATTCGTCTTTTGGGCTCTTTTCCACGTGTCGATATGCGAACCAAATACATTAAATCTTTTGGTTTCATCGGGACCGGTGCCATGAGTAAGTGGTTTGCCGATCGCTTGGAAAATGAGGGGTACGAGATCAAGATGACCGGGCGGACATCATCCTTACGCCCGGAAAAAATGATCGGAGAGGTTGATGTGGTGGTAATCTGTGTGCCCATCTCTGTGACCTCTGCGACGATCCGTCGGTATGCACCGCTACTGGCGGCTGGACAGGCGTTGGTTTTGCTTGCCGGAGAGTCAGAAGACACCATACAAACCGCGCTTGAAACCACCAAAGAAGATGTCGAGGTTATGCTGGTCCATAATCTCTGGGGACCACAGGCTGCAACCATGAAGGATAAAAATGCTATCGTGGTACGTACCTCGCGTAGCGGTATGTTCTGCAGTGAATTTGAGGCCTTTCTCTATAAGCATGGGGCGGATATTTTTCATGATTCTCCCAGTAAACACGACTTGCTTATGGGCATTGGCCAGAAGCTGCCCACCATGATTTCTGTGGCCCTGGCAATGACCTTGGGCGAGAACGACATTACTGCCGATGATATAGCAAGCCATTGCACCCTGACCTCACTCTACCCGATTTTGGCCATGTCACGGGTGCATTCGCAAAATCCGCGCACCTATGCAGAGATTATGTCCACCTCGGGCGATAGCCGCAAAATTGTGATCGATTTTGCTGAAAATCTCCGTAAAGTTATGGGGATGGCTGATGAAGCCTCGATTAAGGGACTCTGCGATTTGATAGATGGTAACAGTGATCACTTAACAGCGCATTTTCTCAAGGCACGTATGAAGCAGGCGAAGGCTGTTGATGAGGTTTTGGGGAGAATGCTTTAG